One Desulfuribacillus stibiiarsenatis DNA window includes the following coding sequences:
- a CDS encoding recombinase family protein, with amino-acid sequence MNYAVYARVSTDKEEQISSVGNQIDICRNWLERNGFQWNDDSVYKDEGISGTLLLDRPAMQNIIEKAKLKEIDMIIFKSLSRLTRDLKDSLELREIFQQYKVRVVSVEEGYDSFQSNKNDMNYELWSFFAAQYSRTLSVGITSALAAKVRRGEHIGKVPYGYDVIDKKLVINEEEAQVVRLMFELYTEGLGYKKITKKLNELGYLSKTKQLWQVTSVQSILQNKIYYGTFILNKHTTIKVGGRKKQVKNPEERWIVFENHHPGIITEEDWMKANSKEVTNKKKKITAWNELRGILKCSECGSNMIVMQSHRKKVNGTKTIWAYLKCSRHRRYGQAGCVSHEPITYSELRKFVIEQLIQKGKEINLKFNSDFENQMIEEKETLKKKQVQLITKNKRLLDLYLENVIDKSQFEEKKAELDKELKATEDQIIKLGTKKYKQTQITNISNAFKELERMDQDLHHIFSILIKEIVMHPDGTLDFEYAFKNSQ; translated from the coding sequence ATGAACTACGCTGTGTACGCCCGTGTATCAACTGATAAAGAAGAACAAATATCTTCAGTTGGTAACCAAATAGATATATGCAGAAACTGGCTTGAAAGAAATGGTTTTCAATGGAATGATGATTCCGTATATAAAGACGAAGGGATTTCTGGAACACTGCTGCTAGACAGACCAGCAATGCAAAACATAATTGAAAAAGCAAAACTCAAAGAAATAGATATGATAATTTTCAAATCATTATCTCGTTTAACTCGTGATTTGAAAGATTCACTAGAATTAAGAGAGATATTTCAACAATATAAAGTTAGAGTAGTCTCGGTAGAAGAGGGCTATGACAGTTTTCAGTCCAATAAAAATGATATGAATTATGAGCTTTGGTCTTTTTTCGCTGCGCAATATAGTAGAACCCTAAGTGTTGGTATTACCTCGGCTCTGGCTGCAAAGGTTAGAAGGGGCGAGCATATAGGGAAGGTGCCATATGGTTATGATGTAATCGATAAAAAACTAGTTATCAATGAAGAAGAAGCTCAAGTTGTAAGATTAATGTTTGAACTATACACTGAAGGGCTTGGATACAAAAAGATAACGAAAAAGCTTAATGAACTCGGTTATTTATCAAAGACAAAACAACTATGGCAAGTAACATCCGTTCAATCCATTCTTCAGAACAAGATATATTACGGGACATTTATCTTAAATAAGCATACAACTATTAAAGTTGGTGGACGGAAAAAACAAGTCAAGAATCCAGAAGAGCGTTGGATTGTTTTCGAAAACCACCACCCAGGCATTATTACAGAAGAAGATTGGATGAAAGCCAATAGTAAAGAAGTAACAAATAAAAAAAAGAAAATTACGGCATGGAACGAGTTAAGAGGAATACTAAAATGCTCCGAATGTGGATCGAATATGATAGTTATGCAATCACACCGTAAAAAAGTAAACGGAACAAAAACCATTTGGGCATATTTAAAATGCAGTAGGCATAGAAGGTATGGACAAGCTGGATGTGTATCACATGAACCTATTACTTATAGTGAGTTGCGAAAATTTGTCATAGAACAATTGATTCAAAAGGGAAAAGAGATAAATTTAAAGTTTAATAGTGACTTTGAGAATCAAATGATTGAAGAAAAAGAGACATTGAAAAAAAAGCAAGTACAGCTAATTACTAAAAATAAAAGGCTCCTGGACTTATACTTGGAGAATGTCATAGATAAATCTCAATTTGAAGAAAAGAAGGCAGAATTAGATAAAGAATTAAAAGCTACTGAAGACCAAATAATCAAACTAGGAACTAAAAAATATAAACAAACTCAGATAACGAATATTTCGAATGCTTTTAAAGAACTTGAGCGAATGGATCAGGATCTTCACCATATATTTAG